A section of the Pseudovibrio sp. M1P-2-3 genome encodes:
- a CDS encoding IS630 family transposase (programmed frameshift), producing MGRPLSLDLRLRFKRLILSGMSGREAARRLLISPASGSRLARKVREGQSLIPVRTGRPKGGGKLEPYLSFLRELVNQDGDITLMELCDALFMAEGVRVHHTSVSKALRRLGYTYKKSLVATERGKLHVQNARDEWRHTRQPIMRDLPERLVFLDETSVKTNLTRLRGRAFKGERALDTAPFGRWQNQTFIAGLTHEGLIAPWVLDGAMNGKAFTTYITTQLAPCLHPKTVVILDNLSTHKVPEAARALRQSGCWFLFLPPYSPDLNPIEMAFSKLKAHLRRMKARTFETLIKALGDICDLFTPQECWNYFKAAGYVSV from the exons ATGGGCCGGCCACTTTCACTTGATTTACGCCTTCGCTTTAAAAGGCTCATTTTATCCGGGATGAGCGGGCGTGAAGCAGCACGCCGCCTGCTGATCTCTCCAGCATCAGGATCTCGCTTGGCCCGTAAAGTTCGGGAGGGGCAGAGTTTAATCCCGGTCAGGACAGGGCGCCCAAAGGGAGGCGGAAAATTGGAGCCCTACCTCTCCTTCTTGCGCGAGCTGGTCAATCAAGACGGAGATATCACGTTGATGGAGTTATGTGATGCACTTTTCATGGCTGAGGGAGTGAGGGTTCACCATACTTCCGTCTCCAAGGCTTTGCGCCGTCTTGGCTACACCTAT AAAAAATCGTTGGTGGCAACCGAGCGTGGCAAACTCCATGTACAAAATGCCAGAGATGAATGGCGCCACACCCGTCAGCCTATAATGCGTGATCTGCCTGAGAGACTGGTGTTTCTCGATGAAACCAGTGTTAAAACGAATTTAACCCGGCTGCGAGGCCGAGCCTTTAAAGGGGAACGAGCCCTTGACACAGCGCCGTTTGGACGCTGGCAGAACCAGACCTTTATCGCCGGTTTGACCCACGAGGGACTCATTGCGCCCTGGGTTCTGGACGGGGCCATGAATGGCAAGGCATTCACCACTTATATCACGACACAACTGGCTCCATGCTTGCACCCTAAAACGGTGGTCATTCTGGATAACCTGTCCACACACAAAGTTCCAGAAGCCGCAAGGGCCCTCAGACAAAGCGGGTGTTGGTTCCTTTTTCTGCCGCCCTATTCTCCTGATCTCAATCCTATCGAAATGGCGTTTTCCAAGCTCAAAGCACACCTACGCAGAATGAAAGCCAGAACCTTTGAGACCTTGATAAAGGCTCTGGGTGACATATGCGATCTGTTCACACCCCAAGAGTGTTGGAATTACTTCAAGGCAGCTGGATATGTTTCAGTATAA